One Pseudorasbora parva isolate DD20220531a chromosome 4, ASM2467924v1, whole genome shotgun sequence genomic region harbors:
- the LOC137072714 gene encoding CMRF35-like molecule 8 — protein sequence MKIIWTFTLMMIPGVVSSISVKGYSGGRVTIKCKYDEIYKTNGKYLCRNVPLIICSDIIKTDIKDKWAHSGRFSLYDDTSSAVLTVSIRDLRQEDSDTYYCGTDISIGLDLYTEVKLKVITDPELTSPSSPPPSSSSTETPLQRMCVVN from the exons ATGAAGATCATCTGGACTTTCACTCTGATGATGATTCCTG GTGTCGTGAGCTCCATAAGTGTGAAAGGATATTCAGGAGGCAGAGTCACCATCAAATGCAAATATGATGAAATATATAAGACAAATGGAAAGTATTTGTGCAGAAACGTTCCATTGATAATATGCTCTGACATCATCAAGACTGATATTAAAGATAAATGGGCTCATTCTGGAAGATTCTCTCTGTATGACGACACAAGTTCAGCAGTCCTCACTGTGTCCATCAGAGATCTGAGGCAAGAGGATTCTGACACGTACTACTGTGGAACTGATATTTCTATAGGATTAGATCTCTACACTGAAGTGAAGCTGAAGGTTATAACAG ATCCAGAATTAACATCACCATCATCTCCACCACCATCTTCATCATCAACTGAAACTCCACTGCAGAGAATGTGTGTTGTaaactga